In the Flavobacterium acetivorans genome, one interval contains:
- a CDS encoding M48 family metallopeptidase, producing the protein MKKHLILGVCTLGLVFSCATNPITGKKQLNLVSNSELFPTSFQQYGTFLKENKVISGTADAKRVEKVGMRIKAASEKYLTYLGQAEYLKDYRWEYKLVDNKEVNAWCMPGGKIVVYSGILPVTKDDAGLATVMGHEVSHAIANHGAQRMSAAQLQQLGAAGVAVATGNKSAETQQRWNQAYGAGSQVLGMMPFSRSHETEADKIGLTLMAIAGYNPEEAITFWQRMSAQSAGQAQPEILSTHPSDATRIANLKALMPEAKATAAKVGMLPK; encoded by the coding sequence ATGAAAAAACATTTAATATTAGGAGTTTGCACTTTAGGATTGGTATTTTCTTGTGCAACGAATCCTATCACGGGAAAAAAGCAATTGAATTTAGTTTCTAATAGCGAATTGTTTCCAACTTCTTTTCAGCAATACGGGACTTTTCTAAAAGAAAACAAAGTTATTTCTGGAACCGCCGATGCAAAGAGAGTGGAGAAAGTAGGGATGAGAATCAAAGCAGCATCTGAAAAGTATTTGACTTATTTAGGACAAGCAGAATATTTGAAAGATTATCGCTGGGAATACAAATTAGTTGATAATAAAGAAGTAAATGCTTGGTGTATGCCAGGAGGGAAAATCGTTGTGTATTCGGGGATTTTACCTGTAACAAAGGATGATGCAGGCTTAGCAACCGTTATGGGGCATGAAGTATCTCACGCGATTGCAAATCATGGAGCGCAAAGAATGAGTGCTGCCCAATTGCAACAATTAGGTGCTGCTGGAGTTGCAGTGGCAACAGGGAATAAAAGTGCCGAAACACAGCAAAGATGGAATCAAGCCTACGGAGCGGGTTCACAAGTACTGGGAATGATGCCATTTAGCAGAAGTCATGAAACCGAAGCAGATAAAATAGGATTGACATTAATGGCAATTGCCGGTTATAATCCGGAAGAGGCAATCACTTTTTGGCAAAGAATGTCAGCTCAATCAGCTGGACAAGCCCAACCGGAAATTTTAAGTACGCACCCTTCTGATGCCACCAGAATCGCTAATTTGAAAGCATTGATGCCAGAGGCAAAAGCTACAGCAGCTAAAGTTGGAATGCTTCCTAAATAA
- a CDS encoding glycoside hydrolase family 31 protein: MITNTELQYRGDLYPSRIVSFKHDVDSVFFYTDNNVILKVTVIRDSLIRFRFTTKGYFSNDFSYAIDKNHSQGYNFLEVSETESYYQIQTSKVQCKIQKADLRLSVFDLDGNIILEDELGFHWEESYEYGGNIVKMSKASKDGECFYGLGDKATQLNLKGKRLENFATDQYAFQKDQEPLYKVVPFYIGLQNKQSYGIFFDNTFRTFFDFCQERRNVTSFWAEGGEMNYYFIYGPQMQEVVTTYTDLTGKPELPPLWTLGYHQCKWSYYPESNVKEITAKFRQLKIPCDAIYLDIDYMDGFRCFTWNKDYFPDPKRMVAELAEDGFKTVVIIDPGIKIDKNYAVYKEALEKDYFCKRADGPYMKGKVWPGECNFPDYTNPEVREWWAGLFKELISDIGVKGVWNDMNEPAVMEVPNKTFPMDVRHDYDGNPCSHRKAHNIYGTQMARATYHGVKRFAYPKRPFIITRSAYSGAQRYSSSWTGDNVASWEHLWIANIQMQRMSISGMGFTGSDIGGFAEQPSGELYARWIQLGVFHPFCRTHSSGDHGNQEPWAFDEEVIHITRKFVNLRYQLLPYLYTMFWQYIEEGIPMLKPLVYFDQNDTQTHYRNDEFVFGNQILVCPILEANALGRRMYFPQGEWYNYWTNMVVMGAKEMWVDTQFDEIPLFVKAGAIIPKYPVQQYVGELEFDELTLDIYYKEGKEKSVVYEDAQDGYDYKKGRYSLLSFQLTGKSNKLIIQLHKEGKFETNYSKYKLNLIGLPFKIKSLKIDSEKVRFDKETFEVDNYLIVDKEFAVLQLIGE; this comes from the coding sequence ATGATTACAAATACAGAATTACAATATAGAGGCGATTTATATCCCTCCAGAATAGTCTCTTTTAAACATGATGTCGATTCCGTATTTTTTTATACAGATAATAATGTAATACTAAAAGTAACTGTTATAAGAGACAGCCTAATTCGCTTCCGATTTACTACAAAAGGATATTTTAGCAATGATTTTTCCTATGCTATTGATAAAAATCATTCCCAAGGATATAATTTTCTTGAAGTTAGCGAAACCGAAAGCTATTATCAAATACAGACCAGTAAAGTACAATGTAAAATTCAAAAAGCAGATTTAAGACTCTCCGTTTTTGATTTGGATGGAAATATAATTCTGGAGGATGAATTAGGATTCCATTGGGAAGAAAGCTACGAATATGGAGGCAATATTGTAAAAATGAGCAAAGCTTCAAAAGATGGCGAATGCTTTTACGGTCTTGGAGATAAGGCTACTCAATTGAATTTAAAGGGGAAAAGATTAGAGAATTTCGCAACGGATCAATATGCTTTTCAAAAAGACCAAGAGCCTTTGTATAAGGTAGTTCCCTTTTACATTGGACTACAAAATAAGCAATCCTATGGTATTTTCTTTGACAATACGTTTAGGACTTTTTTTGATTTTTGTCAGGAAAGAAGGAATGTAACCAGTTTTTGGGCAGAAGGTGGCGAAATGAATTATTATTTCATTTACGGTCCTCAAATGCAAGAGGTAGTTACTACTTATACGGATTTAACAGGAAAACCAGAATTGCCGCCACTGTGGACTTTGGGCTATCATCAATGCAAATGGAGTTATTATCCGGAAAGTAATGTGAAAGAAATTACGGCTAAATTCCGTCAGTTAAAAATCCCATGTGACGCCATTTATTTAGATATTGATTATATGGATGGTTTCAGATGTTTTACTTGGAACAAAGACTATTTCCCTGATCCCAAAAGAATGGTAGCTGAATTAGCCGAAGACGGCTTTAAAACGGTAGTTATTATTGATCCTGGGATAAAAATTGACAAGAATTATGCTGTTTATAAAGAAGCCTTAGAAAAGGATTATTTTTGCAAAAGAGCCGATGGGCCGTATATGAAAGGAAAAGTCTGGCCTGGCGAATGTAATTTTCCAGATTACACAAATCCCGAAGTGCGAGAATGGTGGGCTGGTTTATTTAAAGAACTAATTTCGGATATTGGAGTAAAAGGAGTTTGGAATGATATGAATGAGCCTGCAGTGATGGAAGTGCCTAATAAAACCTTTCCTATGGATGTACGCCATGATTATGACGGAAATCCTTGCAGCCATAGAAAAGCACATAATATTTATGGAACACAAATGGCTCGCGCTACTTATCATGGCGTAAAAAGATTTGCCTATCCTAAAAGGCCTTTTATTATCACAAGATCAGCTTATTCAGGAGCACAACGCTATTCCTCCTCTTGGACAGGGGATAACGTAGCGAGTTGGGAACATTTATGGATTGCCAACATTCAGATGCAGAGAATGTCAATTTCAGGAATGGGTTTTACAGGCTCTGATATAGGCGGTTTTGCAGAACAGCCTTCTGGGGAGTTGTATGCGCGTTGGATTCAATTGGGGGTTTTTCATCCTTTTTGTAGAACTCATTCTTCCGGAGATCATGGAAATCAGGAACCCTGGGCATTTGATGAGGAAGTGATCCATATTACCCGAAAATTTGTAAACCTGCGTTACCAATTATTACCGTATTTGTATACTATGTTTTGGCAGTATATTGAAGAGGGAATACCCATGTTGAAACCCTTGGTGTATTTCGATCAAAACGATACGCAAACGCATTATAGAAATGACGAATTTGTTTTTGGAAACCAAATATTGGTTTGTCCTATATTAGAAGCAAATGCTTTAGGTAGAAGGATGTATTTTCCTCAAGGGGAATGGTATAATTACTGGACAAATATGGTGGTGATGGGAGCTAAAGAAATGTGGGTGGATACTCAATTTGATGAAATTCCTCTTTTTGTAAAAGCAGGTGCTATTATCCCAAAATATCCTGTTCAGCAGTATGTAGGCGAACTGGAATTTGACGAACTCACTTTGGATATTTACTATAAAGAAGGCAAAGAAAAATCAGTGGTTTATGAGGATGCTCAGGACGGCTATGATTATAAAAAGGGGAGATACAGTTTGCTGTCTTTTCAGCTCACAGGGAAATCAAATAAATTAATTATTCAATTGCATAAAGAAGGGAAGTTTGAAACCAATTATTCAAAGTATAAATTGAATCTCATTGGCTTACCCTTTAAAATAAAGAGCCTTAAAATCGATAGCGAAAAAGTTCGTTTTGACAAAGAGACTTTTGAAGTAGATAATTATCTTATTGTGGATAAGGAATTTGCCGTTTTGCAATTAATTGGGGAATAG
- the glgB gene encoding 1,4-alpha-glucan branching protein GlgB → MDKVLTHTLFTDFDIDLFKAGKHYRLYEKLGAHLIELNGIKGVYFAVWAPTAQSVSVVGDFNFWTQGEHQLEVRWDSSGIWEGFIPELDKGALYKYKIQSNNGETATEKADPFAFYCEKSPHTASVIWDLDYKWKDHNWMENRKNHNGLNKPYSVYEVHLGSWKRHTSDNRFLTYLEFAEDLVDYVKKMGFTHVEFMPVMEYPYDPSWGYQLVGYFAPTSRFGKPQDFMVLVDKLHQAGIGVILDWVPSHFPDDAHGLGFFDGSNLYEHPDRKKGYHPDWKSLVFNYGRNEVRSFLISNAIFWLQHYHVDGLRVDAVASMLYLDYSRKEGEWEPNIYGGRENLDTISFLKEFNEAVYANFKGVQTIAEESTSFPMVSRPTYDGGLGFGMKWMMGWMHDTLDYFQKETVYRKFHQNDLTFSMTYAFTENFMLPLSHDEVVHGKRSIVGRMPGDEWQKFANLRLLYGYMFTHPGTKLLFMGDDFGQSREWNFESSLDWHLNQYPYHEGVKDMVADLNKLYKTQPALYEKQFSPDGFEWINYSDHENAVISFIRKGNNSKEDVIVVCNFTQIVRSNYRIGMPRMGNLTEIFNSDDKKYGGSGVNNPHHLTIESSPYDGKDYSIELTLPPLGIIVLKFS, encoded by the coding sequence ACTGATTTTGATATTGATTTGTTTAAGGCTGGAAAGCACTATCGATTATATGAAAAATTAGGCGCTCATTTAATCGAATTAAACGGTATAAAAGGGGTTTACTTTGCAGTTTGGGCACCCACGGCTCAATCCGTATCAGTTGTTGGGGATTTTAATTTTTGGACCCAAGGCGAACATCAGCTGGAAGTACGTTGGGATTCTTCGGGTATTTGGGAGGGATTTATTCCGGAATTAGATAAAGGAGCCCTTTATAAATATAAAATACAGTCTAATAATGGTGAAACTGCCACTGAAAAAGCAGATCCTTTTGCTTTTTATTGTGAAAAATCGCCGCACACTGCCTCTGTAATTTGGGATTTAGACTATAAATGGAAGGATCATAACTGGATGGAAAACCGTAAAAACCATAATGGATTAAATAAACCGTATTCGGTTTATGAAGTACATCTGGGTTCTTGGAAACGGCATACCTCAGACAATAGATTTTTGACTTATCTTGAATTTGCCGAAGATTTGGTAGATTATGTAAAAAAAATGGGATTTACCCATGTAGAGTTCATGCCCGTGATGGAATATCCCTATGATCCTTCTTGGGGCTATCAATTGGTGGGTTATTTTGCGCCCACTTCCCGTTTTGGAAAACCTCAGGATTTTATGGTTTTGGTAGATAAATTACATCAGGCCGGAATTGGAGTGATTCTGGATTGGGTTCCTTCGCATTTTCCTGATGATGCGCATGGTTTGGGCTTTTTTGACGGATCCAATCTTTATGAACATCCGGATCGTAAAAAAGGCTATCATCCTGACTGGAAAAGCTTGGTTTTTAACTATGGTCGAAATGAAGTTCGGTCTTTTTTGATCAGTAATGCGATATTCTGGTTGCAGCATTATCATGTGGATGGATTGCGTGTTGATGCTGTTGCTTCCATGTTATACTTGGATTATTCCAGAAAAGAAGGCGAATGGGAACCAAATATTTACGGCGGAAGAGAAAACCTAGATACCATAAGTTTCTTGAAAGAATTCAACGAAGCGGTTTATGCTAATTTTAAAGGAGTACAAACTATTGCCGAAGAAAGTACTTCTTTCCCAATGGTTTCAAGACCTACTTATGATGGAGGACTTGGATTTGGCATGAAATGGATGATGGGATGGATGCACGATACTTTAGACTATTTTCAAAAAGAGACGGTGTACCGAAAATTTCATCAAAATGATTTGACTTTTTCGATGACCTACGCTTTTACGGAGAATTTTATGTTGCCCTTGTCTCATGACGAAGTAGTTCATGGCAAAAGATCTATTGTGGGCAGAATGCCGGGTGATGAATGGCAGAAGTTTGCTAATTTAAGGTTGCTTTATGGCTATATGTTTACCCATCCCGGGACAAAACTCTTGTTTATGGGTGATGATTTTGGCCAAAGCAGAGAGTGGAATTTTGAAAGTAGCCTAGATTGGCATTTGAATCAATATCCTTACCATGAAGGAGTAAAAGATATGGTGGCTGATTTAAATAAATTGTACAAAACACAACCGGCTCTTTATGAAAAACAGTTTAGTCCGGATGGTTTTGAATGGATTAATTATTCTGACCATGAAAACGCGGTAATTTCTTTTATTCGAAAAGGGAATAATTCAAAAGAGGATGTTATCGTAGTTTGCAATTTTACGCAAATTGTTCGTTCAAATTACAGAATTGGTATGCCACGAATGGGAAATCTAACTGAGATTTTTAATAGTGATGATAAAAAATACGGCGGAAGCGGTGTAAATAATCCCCATCACTTAACGATTGAATCTTCACCTTATGACGGAAAAGATTATTCAATAGAATTGACTTTGCCTCCTTTAGGTATAATTGTTCTTAAGTTTTCGTAA